One window of Thermocoleostomius sinensis A174 genomic DNA carries:
- a CDS encoding PH domain-containing protein, translated as MGLLSGLLGNASEISGERLEKLFDEILVPGEQIEKAYQVIRDIFVFTNKRLILVDKQGVTGRKVEILTIPYAKITKFAKESAGHFDLDAELKIWVGSDPVPVTKEFRRSVNINEVYAVLSKYILD; from the coding sequence ATGGGATTACTATCTGGACTGCTGGGTAATGCCTCAGAGATATCAGGAGAAAGACTGGAAAAGCTCTTTGATGAGATTTTAGTTCCAGGCGAACAGATTGAGAAAGCCTATCAGGTTATTCGCGATATTTTTGTCTTTACTAACAAACGCTTGATCTTAGTAGATAAGCAAGGCGTTACGGGTCGCAAAGTGGAGATTCTCACGATCCCCTACGCTAAAATTACGAAATTTGCCAAGGAAAGCGCGGGACATTTTGATCTCGATGCTGAGCTAAAGATTTGGGTAGGCAGCGATCCCGTTCCCGTCACCAAGGAATTTCGCCGATCGGTCAACATTAACGAAGTCTATGCCGTTCTCAGTAAGTACATTTTGGACTGA
- a CDS encoding DUF389 domain-containing protein, translating to MKILFKRFLTWSNQQLLDIRNSNSGRWAWLNENPIPLASLNRSLWRGAEPGISYYLMLSLSVIIATLGLLANSTAVIIGAMIIAPLMGPILGIAFSMVISNRRMLRRSSLSLVTGVLLSILIAALISRIIGLETLTPEINARVSPTLIDLGVALAAGTAGAFAKSRRSIADALPGVAIAVALVPPLSVIGIGIALNLQNVTWGAMLLFLTNLIGIIFSGSLVFLVQRYGSITRAKQGLSLAMTALLLLGIPLGISFQDLAIQIRTRAEINRLIRTRTLTFSDKDIRNLTVQRQNDQLLVDLELTGFAGSVSARQVNLVREFLQQNLGQPVRLNVRLIPIEEFTSSPEAEMTVDP from the coding sequence GTGAAAATTCTCTTCAAACGCTTCCTGACATGGAGTAATCAACAGCTTCTAGACATTCGCAACAGCAACAGCGGTCGCTGGGCTTGGCTAAATGAAAACCCAATACCGCTGGCCAGCCTCAACCGCAGTCTGTGGCGAGGGGCAGAGCCGGGAATCAGCTACTATTTAATGCTGTCGCTATCGGTAATCATTGCCACCTTGGGATTGTTAGCTAACAGTACGGCTGTGATCATTGGAGCGATGATCATTGCGCCACTGATGGGTCCAATCCTGGGCATTGCCTTTTCAATGGTAATTTCTAATCGTCGAATGTTGAGGCGATCGAGCTTATCTCTGGTGACAGGAGTATTATTGTCAATTTTGATCGCAGCGCTCATCTCTCGCATTATTGGACTGGAAACATTGACGCCTGAGATCAATGCCCGCGTTAGTCCAACACTAATTGATTTGGGGGTTGCCTTGGCGGCTGGAACTGCTGGAGCCTTCGCCAAATCTCGCCGATCGATCGCGGATGCCCTCCCGGGTGTTGCCATTGCTGTGGCATTAGTACCGCCCTTAAGTGTGATTGGTATTGGCATTGCCCTCAATTTGCAAAATGTGACGTGGGGGGCAATGCTGCTGTTTTTGACAAACTTAATTGGCATTATCTTCAGCGGCAGTCTAGTGTTTTTGGTGCAACGCTACGGCTCGATTACTCGTGCTAAGCAAGGACTATCGCTAGCCATGACTGCCTTGTTATTGTTGGGAATTCCGCTGGGCATTTCATTTCAAGATCTGGCAATTCAAATTAGAACTCGCGCTGAAATCAATCGCCTGATTCGCACCCGCACCCTCACCTTTTCCGACAAAGACATCCGCAACTTGACCGTACAACGGCAAAATGATCAGTTATTGGTCGATCTGGAGCTAACTGGGTTTGCGGGTTCTGTATCGGCTCGTCAAGTCAACCTGGTGCGAGAGTTTTTGCAGCAGAATCTTGGTCAACCTGTGCGCCTGAACGTTCGATTGATTCCAATTGAAGAATTTACGTCCTCGCCAGAAGCGGAAATGACAGTAGACCCCTAA
- a CDS encoding tryptophan-rich sensory protein — MKSPAKSATLDIVRQWGTLAAILGTFAVNAWSNLFPINNLNIGEIANTLFRGVQIIPANYAFSIWGVIYLGLLAYGVYQLLPNQRQNPTLRRVDYLLIISCVVQAFWVVAFLLRQFWASTLMMVGILLPLIGIYLQLGIGRRRISRQEKWFAHVPFSIYLGWISVATIVNVAVSLYNNNWDGWGLPPQSWTVIMMVIASVLAALVALKRRDIAYPLVIVWALIGIAVRQATLPMIATVAIVLAIALIVLVVFVQFKLRSAARNT; from the coding sequence ATGAAATCGCCTGCTAAATCTGCCACTTTAGATATCGTGCGACAATGGGGTACCCTAGCTGCCATTCTAGGTACATTTGCCGTTAACGCTTGGTCTAACCTTTTCCCAATCAATAATCTCAATATTGGTGAAATTGCCAATACCCTGTTTCGCGGTGTACAGATCATTCCAGCTAATTATGCCTTTAGCATCTGGGGCGTGATTTATTTGGGGTTATTAGCCTATGGCGTGTATCAACTTTTACCTAATCAACGACAGAATCCGACTCTGCGACGGGTGGATTACCTTTTAATTATTTCCTGTGTGGTTCAGGCATTTTGGGTTGTTGCATTTCTGCTACGCCAATTTTGGGCATCGACGTTGATGATGGTTGGTATTCTCCTGCCGCTCATTGGGATCTATTTGCAGTTAGGAATTGGGCGGCGGCGGATATCCCGACAAGAGAAATGGTTTGCCCATGTTCCCTTCAGTATCTACCTAGGTTGGATTTCAGTAGCCACGATTGTCAATGTTGCGGTATCCCTTTATAACAATAATTGGGATGGATGGGGGCTGCCGCCACAAAGCTGGACGGTGATAATGATGGTAATCGCATCCGTTCTTGCGGCACTAGTTGCCTTGAAGAGACGCGACATTGCCTATCCATTGGTAATTGTTTGGGCACTGATTGGGATTGCCGTACGTCAAGCTACTTTGCCAATGATTGCAACGGTGGCAATAGTCCTAGCAATTGCTTTAATAGTGTTAGTTGTGTTTGTACAGTTCAAGCTCAGATCGGCTGCACGAAACACCTAA
- a CDS encoding phage holin family protein: protein MTGLIISILVMAVSLLIVSKLPLGVDIDNPIAALLGGAIIGLFNGIWFLFPNWFRTANAILSLGLIPLIGSILVFGLAALLVQGFRLRYGIISAILGAIALSLVNSILVFILRQVGVVAI from the coding sequence GTGACTGGTCTAATCATTTCGATTCTAGTAATGGCAGTCAGCCTGCTAATTGTTTCAAAACTTCCCCTTGGGGTTGATATCGATAACCCGATCGCAGCATTACTTGGAGGTGCCATTATTGGACTGTTCAATGGCATCTGGTTTCTGTTCCCAAATTGGTTCCGTACTGCCAATGCCATCTTGAGCCTGGGCTTAATCCCCCTCATTGGCAGTATCCTGGTATTCGGACTTGCAGCACTGCTGGTTCAAGGATTTCGTCTCCGATATGGCATCATTAGCGCTATTTTGGGGGCGATCGCGCTTAGCCTTGTCAATTCAATCTTAGTATTCATCCTACGGCAGGTGGGTGTTGTGGCGATTTAG
- a CDS encoding glutathione S-transferase family protein codes for MIRLYYHPISANSRRVWIALLEKHLPFELVPLNLDGDQYQADFLSLNPFHHVPVLVDAEVRIIESIAILDYLEAKYPIPAMLPTDAKAIAMVRMIQMVTLTELIPATLQWTSQILGFVEADIEKQQQTKQKIDTVLTFFQQQLGDCHYLGGNDLSLADLTAGTIVPGLPELEMSLDGYPSLKAWAERLSTRPSWQQTQPTPETIAAFLPQMKALMTTALT; via the coding sequence ATGATAAGACTTTACTATCATCCCATCTCGGCTAATTCTCGACGAGTTTGGATTGCGCTACTAGAGAAACACCTTCCCTTTGAATTAGTGCCGCTCAATTTGGACGGCGATCAGTATCAAGCTGATTTTCTATCACTCAATCCCTTCCATCATGTTCCAGTCTTAGTCGATGCGGAGGTTCGGATCATTGAGTCAATCGCCATTCTCGACTACCTAGAAGCAAAATATCCTATCCCCGCTATGCTGCCCACCGATGCGAAAGCGATCGCGATGGTGCGGATGATTCAAATGGTGACGCTGACCGAATTAATACCCGCAACGCTTCAGTGGACTAGCCAAATCTTGGGCTTTGTTGAAGCTGATATCGAAAAACAGCAACAAACCAAACAAAAAATCGATACTGTTTTGACATTCTTTCAGCAGCAATTGGGGGATTGCCATTATTTAGGCGGTAACGATTTGTCGCTAGCAGATTTGACGGCTGGAACGATTGTTCCTGGCTTACCTGAATTGGAAATGAGCCTCGACGGGTATCCAAGCCTAAAAGCTTGGGCAGAGCGTTTAAGCACTCGTCCTAGCTGGCAACAAACCCAGCCTACTCCAGAAACCATTGCAGCTTTCTTGCCGCAGATGAAAGCATTGATGACCACTGCCTTGACCTAG
- a CDS encoding helix-turn-helix domain-containing protein yields MTRETSRLQQDQLDQLTEIGAYLRQVREDYSMSLEEIAARTMIQARLLRALEEGNLAKLPEPIYIQGFIKLYADALGLDGNEFADAFPTEKQARMPQTSWKDSPAAQLRPLHLYLAYVLLIMLSVGLLSRIVSRSTPATSMTTSNLTAQPSMTSSSNPTSATTAQSSAATIPGTPRTSALNRPSDPSRPVRIDVKLTAQSWLRVDIDGQTEFEGVLSEGTERTWMAKSEIIVRAGNAGGVMLAYNSGQAERMGAPGAVEEKTFTLSQSSASLPRPIEP; encoded by the coding sequence ATGACTAGAGAGACTTCGCGCCTACAGCAAGACCAACTAGACCAACTAACCGAAATTGGAGCCTATTTGCGTCAGGTTCGGGAAGATTACAGTATGTCGTTGGAGGAAATTGCTGCCAGAACCATGATTCAAGCGCGGCTGCTGCGGGCGTTGGAGGAAGGAAATCTCGCCAAATTGCCGGAGCCGATCTACATTCAGGGTTTTATCAAACTCTATGCCGATGCTTTGGGGTTAGATGGTAACGAATTTGCGGATGCGTTTCCTACCGAAAAACAGGCGCGAATGCCCCAAACATCTTGGAAAGATTCGCCAGCAGCTCAATTGCGACCGTTACATCTCTATCTTGCCTATGTGTTGCTGATCATGCTATCCGTGGGGCTACTGTCTCGGATTGTCAGCCGATCGACCCCCGCTACTTCGATGACAACGTCGAATCTCACAGCACAGCCATCGATGACATCCTCTTCCAATCCAACTTCAGCAACGACTGCTCAATCGTCGGCCGCAACTATTCCAGGAACCCCTCGCACTAGTGCCCTCAATCGTCCCAGTGATCCCAGCAGACCAGTTCGGATTGATGTCAAGTTAACAGCGCAGTCGTGGTTGAGAGTAGATATAGATGGACAAACCGAGTTTGAGGGCGTGTTGTCTGAAGGCACAGAGCGCACCTGGATGGCTAAGTCTGAAATTATTGTGCGGGCTGGCAACGCCGGGGGGGTAATGCTAGCTTACAACTCTGGACAAGCCGAACGGATGGGAGCACCCGGAGCCGTTGAAGAGAAAACCTTTACCCTCAGCCAAAGTTCAGCAAGCCTGCCTCGTCCAATTGAACCCTAG
- a CDS encoding pseudouridine synthase → MTERLQKILAQWGIASRRQAEQMIVDGRVHVNGHVAQLGQKADPTLDHIAVDGTLIRPNQRPQPVYLLLHKPLGIVSTCDDPQGRPTVLDLLSPDLRNHSGIHPVGRLDVDSTGALLLTNDGDVTFWLTHPRHSIAKTYHVWVKGQPTTAVLDQWRHGIWLEGRRTRPAKVRILTLQSPTQTLLEIELREGRNRQIRKIADQLGHPVLRLCRVAIGPIRLDGLPYGQYRPLTSTEIEFLHPVEQTKPSISTSVIGERAISRATGL, encoded by the coding sequence ATGACCGAACGCCTCCAAAAAATTTTGGCTCAATGGGGAATTGCCTCGCGTCGCCAGGCAGAGCAGATGATTGTCGATGGGCGGGTGCATGTGAATGGACATGTGGCTCAGCTTGGGCAGAAAGCCGATCCCACTTTGGATCACATTGCAGTGGACGGAACCCTCATCCGCCCCAACCAGCGTCCTCAACCTGTCTATTTGCTGCTACATAAACCTTTGGGAATTGTGTCTACTTGTGACGATCCACAAGGTCGTCCCACAGTGCTTGACTTGCTCTCACCAGACCTGCGGAACCATTCTGGCATTCATCCCGTCGGGCGGCTAGATGTCGATTCCACTGGAGCACTGCTACTCACTAACGACGGAGATGTCACCTTCTGGCTAACCCATCCTCGGCATTCGATCGCCAAGACCTATCATGTTTGGGTGAAAGGGCAACCAACAACAGCAGTACTTGACCAGTGGCGACACGGCATCTGGCTGGAAGGACGGCGGACACGTCCAGCTAAGGTGCGCATCCTAACGTTGCAATCCCCTACCCAAACGCTCCTCGAAATTGAGTTGCGGGAAGGTAGAAACCGTCAGATCCGCAAAATTGCAGACCAGTTGGGGCATCCTGTTTTACGGTTGTGCCGTGTGGCGATCGGCCCCATTCGCCTGGATGGATTGCCCTATGGACAGTATCGTCCCTTAACATCCACTGAAATTGAGTTCCTGCATCCGGTTGAGCAAACCAAGCCATCGATATCCACGTCAGTAATTGGTGAGAGAGCAATATCAAGGGCTACAGGATTATGA
- a CDS encoding PAS domain-containing sensor histidine kinase, with protein sequence MAILAFLLGLSIGLIGFWWYRSRSEARLKKVLLNFQNTLPAPSLTSSSQLTIAIAQQQKVQQQLHQQIKTYETVLENAPIGYLQVDDENRLIWCNHQAKILLGIQQEPCPAKPRLLLELVRSYELDDLIEKTRDAAKPRDSSWTFHPVSSDPSQLSEQQPRALQGYGIPLSNKQVGIFLENRQEAANLLQRYDRWASDLAHELKTPLTSIRLVAETLQVRLDSPLKEWVDRLINETVRLSTLVQDLLDLSRLQRDNLQDFDLKPVDLVLLIESVWSSLEPLARKKELHLDYRGPESLLLPLNEARIHRLLVNLLDNAIKYSPPHQPIQVEVSLQSLAEEGHLDHLNQADAPPPINHATDSNPEPPTCLCLDVIDFGPGFADKDLPYVFDRFYRADPSRARRRTEPDLSGTSSDGMAQSIGTQRFSTHRTTTEKAWSTDQNDGYSAADLPHQGGSGLGLAIVRQIVVSHGGRVTARNHPQTGGAWIQVRLPWTSTTALTK encoded by the coding sequence GTGGCAATTCTGGCATTCCTTCTTGGACTCTCCATTGGCTTGATTGGGTTCTGGTGGTATCGATCGCGCTCTGAAGCTCGATTGAAAAAAGTGCTGCTCAATTTTCAGAACACCCTGCCAGCGCCGTCATTGACCAGTTCCAGTCAGTTGACCATTGCCATTGCCCAACAACAAAAGGTGCAACAGCAGCTACACCAACAGATCAAAACCTACGAAACTGTTCTAGAGAACGCGCCGATCGGCTATCTGCAAGTGGATGATGAAAACCGCCTGATCTGGTGCAACCATCAGGCCAAGATTTTGCTCGGCATTCAACAAGAACCTTGCCCTGCTAAGCCTCGACTGCTGCTTGAACTCGTGCGCTCCTACGAGTTAGACGATCTTATTGAAAAAACGCGGGATGCCGCAAAACCCCGTGACAGTAGTTGGACGTTTCATCCGGTTAGTTCCGATCCGTCACAGCTATCTGAACAGCAACCCCGAGCACTCCAGGGATATGGTATTCCGCTCAGCAATAAGCAAGTCGGCATTTTTCTGGAAAATCGCCAAGAAGCGGCTAATCTGCTGCAACGGTACGATCGCTGGGCGTCTGATTTGGCTCATGAATTGAAAACTCCCCTGACTTCAATTCGACTAGTCGCAGAAACCCTGCAAGTTCGCCTTGACTCGCCTTTGAAAGAGTGGGTCGATCGATTAATCAATGAAACTGTGCGCCTCAGCACCTTGGTACAAGATTTGTTGGATTTAAGCCGGTTGCAGCGGGACAATTTACAAGACTTTGACTTAAAACCTGTTGATTTGGTGCTGCTGATCGAATCAGTATGGAGCAGCTTGGAACCGTTGGCTCGTAAAAAAGAGTTGCATTTAGATTATCGCGGCCCAGAGTCGCTACTGCTGCCACTGAACGAAGCACGCATTCATCGACTGTTAGTCAATCTGCTAGATAACGCCATTAAATATAGCCCACCCCATCAGCCCATTCAGGTTGAAGTTAGCCTTCAATCCCTTGCAGAGGAGGGGCATCTCGATCATCTTAATCAAGCGGATGCCCCGCCACCAATCAATCACGCGACCGATTCCAACCCGGAACCTCCTACTTGCCTGTGTCTTGATGTGATTGATTTTGGCCCTGGGTTTGCCGACAAAGACCTCCCCTATGTCTTCGATCGGTTCTATCGGGCTGATCCGTCTCGTGCTCGACGTAGGACGGAACCTGATCTCTCTGGGACCTCATCCGATGGGATGGCTCAATCAATCGGGACCCAGCGATTTTCAACTCATCGGACAACAACCGAGAAGGCTTGGAGCACCGATCAAAATGATGGATATTCGGCGGCTGATCTTCCCCACCAAGGCGGCAGTGGGTTAGGGTTGGCTATTGTGCGACAGATTGTCGTATCACACGGCGGCAGAGTGACCGCTAGAAACCATCCCCAAACGGGTGGCGCCTGGATTCAAGTGCGCTTACCGTGGACATCGACGACAGCCTTAACCAAATAA
- a CDS encoding response regulator transcription factor — protein sequence MLPTLMPETAKFQQDVNLGRVLVVEDEELIRDTIALSLAEEGYEVVIAEDGRKGLELVCKPPNREAGYAETVSFDLIILDLMLPYVNGLDLCRLIRHEGNSIPILMLSAKGSETDRVVGLEVGADDYLTKPFGMRELIARCRALMRRHRHAQFHTQDSVLRFHEIALYPQECRVTVRGSEINLSPKEFRILELFMSHPRRVWSREQLIERVWGPDFMGDSKTVDVHIRWLREKLELDPSHPEYLLTVRGFGYRFG from the coding sequence ATGCTCCCTACCCTAATGCCAGAAACGGCAAAGTTTCAGCAGGACGTTAATTTAGGGCGAGTACTGGTTGTTGAAGATGAAGAGTTAATTCGAGATACGATCGCCCTGTCCTTGGCTGAAGAAGGTTACGAGGTTGTCATTGCAGAAGACGGACGTAAAGGCTTGGAGCTAGTCTGTAAGCCTCCAAACCGGGAAGCTGGTTATGCCGAGACTGTTTCTTTTGATCTAATTATCTTGGATTTGATGCTGCCCTATGTGAACGGGTTAGATTTGTGTCGCCTAATCCGGCATGAGGGCAACAGCATTCCAATTTTGATGCTGAGCGCTAAAGGCAGCGAAACTGATCGAGTTGTGGGGTTGGAAGTGGGTGCAGATGACTATCTCACTAAACCCTTTGGCATGCGAGAGCTAATTGCTCGCTGTCGGGCATTGATGCGCCGTCATCGTCATGCCCAGTTTCACACACAAGATTCGGTACTACGCTTTCATGAAATTGCGCTCTATCCCCAAGAGTGCCGCGTCACCGTGCGAGGCAGCGAAATCAACCTATCTCCGAAGGAATTTCGCATTCTGGAATTGTTCATGTCTCACCCGCGCCGAGTTTGGTCTCGAGAGCAACTCATTGAGCGCGTTTGGGGGCCAGATTTTATGGGAGACAGTAAAACGGTAGATGTTCATATTCGATGGCTTCGGGAAAAACTGGAACTTGACCCTAGTCATCCAGAATATCTGCTTACGGTGCGAGGATTTGGTTATCGGTTCGGCTAA
- the cysH gene encoding phosphoadenosine phosphosulfate reductase: MASATTSVLKPSFKIEEINQQFTEATASQIIQWAVDTFGDGLVLSTSFGIHSAVMLHLVTTVVPDIPVIWIDTGYLPTKTYLFAEQLTDRLNLNLKVYQSPISPARMEALYGRLWAQNDVESLNRYDQIRKVEPMQRALKELGATAWLAGLRKNQTDHRKTLDFVSQQGSVYKVLPILTWNSKQVYDYLVAYDLPYHPLFDEGYVTVGDWHSSRPLTASDEHDRDTRFNGLKQECGIHLPQNMAESESLNSSLL; the protein is encoded by the coding sequence ATGGCAAGTGCAACAACCAGTGTATTGAAGCCCTCCTTCAAGATAGAGGAGATTAACCAGCAGTTTACCGAGGCAACAGCCAGTCAAATTATTCAGTGGGCGGTTGACACATTTGGCGACGGGTTGGTACTCAGCACCAGCTTTGGCATTCATTCAGCGGTGATGTTGCACCTGGTTACAACAGTTGTTCCCGATATTCCGGTCATCTGGATTGATACAGGCTATCTGCCCACCAAAACATATCTATTTGCCGAACAACTGACCGATCGCCTCAACCTTAACCTTAAGGTTTATCAATCTCCTATTAGTCCGGCTCGAATGGAAGCGTTATATGGGCGGTTGTGGGCCCAAAACGATGTGGAGTCTCTGAATCGATACGATCAGATCCGCAAAGTGGAACCGATGCAGCGAGCGCTCAAGGAATTGGGGGCAACGGCTTGGCTGGCTGGCTTACGCAAAAATCAAACCGATCATCGCAAAACTCTCGATTTTGTGAGCCAGCAAGGCTCAGTTTATAAGGTGCTGCCTATCCTGACCTGGAACTCTAAGCAGGTGTATGACTATTTGGTAGCCTATGACCTGCCCTATCACCCGTTGTTTGATGAAGGCTATGTCACCGTGGGTGATTGGCACTCTAGCCGTCCCCTGACGGCATCAGATGAACACGATCGCGATACTCGCTTCAATGGGCTAAAGCAAGAGTGCGGCATCCACCTCCCACAAAATATGGCAGAGTCAGAAAGCCTCAACTCCAGCTTGCTGTAA
- a CDS encoding MBL fold metallo-hydrolase produces MEQLECLPYGVGHADEGICLLVQLGPHRVLLDCGLNSIAPLIAERDKLPPADLVLCTHAHPDHARGLLALHQAYPQLPIYASEVTTQLLSLNWLAVALDVPDFCHALPWRSPVEFHDGLTAELFPAGHLPGAAAFLLTYTTPQRTYTLFYTGDFLLSNSRLVDGLPLEELRGLRPDVLIAEGSYGTARYAHRRQQENQLAERIHRAIDSGQSVLLPTPALGLGQELLMLLRSHHHFTGRDIDIWVDGSVSLGCDRYLEMLSHFPSTVQNFARHQPLFWDERIRPRVRSLLDPNLNGKSASLGQLPSIVITDHDADLTRYCRTNTGPWLLLLPVQPGQLGSVEAAVTQTLESSALLRSQVRTGQLKVETYLLSDHCDGTGTTQLIHNLRPQHVVFVHGSPTYLSDLASLEELQNRYHLHTPAVGVRVELPIGETFLQPAAPETKYEGELTEEGLSVGITLPGVIVSDPRWQSFADTGLVEARWQGEELVLRGLTQRELLNQSGESPSPVAVEACETCLHYRGQRCWNQASPLFGFKVTPEGYCPVFEPASLRQNPRADE; encoded by the coding sequence ATGGAGCAACTGGAATGCTTACCCTATGGTGTGGGTCATGCGGATGAGGGCATCTGTCTATTAGTGCAGCTAGGTCCTCATCGCGTTTTGCTGGATTGTGGCTTAAATAGCATTGCGCCGCTGATTGCTGAGCGGGATAAACTGCCTCCAGCCGATTTGGTTCTGTGTACTCATGCCCATCCTGACCATGCAAGGGGCTTGCTGGCACTCCATCAGGCCTATCCCCAGTTGCCAATTTATGCCAGCGAAGTCACAACGCAACTGTTGTCGCTGAATTGGTTAGCTGTGGCGCTGGATGTGCCAGATTTTTGTCATGCCTTGCCTTGGCGATCGCCCGTTGAGTTTCACGATGGACTGACTGCTGAACTCTTTCCGGCCGGACACCTACCTGGAGCGGCTGCCTTTCTCCTCACTTACACCACTCCACAACGCACCTACACGCTGTTTTATACAGGTGATTTCCTACTATCGAATTCGCGGCTGGTGGATGGACTACCTCTAGAGGAATTGCGTGGGCTACGTCCAGATGTGTTGATTGCAGAAGGGAGTTACGGTACGGCTCGCTATGCCCATCGGCGTCAGCAGGAAAATCAATTGGCAGAGCGCATTCATCGCGCTATTGATAGTGGACAGTCGGTGCTGTTACCCACACCTGCCCTTGGGCTAGGACAAGAGCTATTGATGTTATTGCGCAGCCACCATCATTTCACCGGACGAGATATCGACATTTGGGTCGATGGCAGTGTGTCACTGGGATGCGATCGCTATCTAGAAATGTTGTCGCATTTTCCCAGTACGGTGCAGAATTTTGCTCGGCATCAGCCGTTGTTTTGGGATGAGCGCATTCGCCCTAGGGTACGATCGCTGCTTGATCCAAATTTGAATGGTAAATCGGCGTCACTGGGGCAATTACCCTCGATCGTGATTACTGATCATGATGCTGACTTAACTCGCTACTGTCGAACCAATACAGGTCCGTGGTTACTATTGTTGCCCGTTCAACCAGGTCAACTTGGCTCAGTTGAAGCAGCAGTCACGCAAACGCTAGAATCTTCTGCACTGCTACGATCGCAAGTACGCACAGGGCAACTCAAGGTAGAAACTTACTTGCTCAGCGATCACTGCGATGGCACAGGCACAACCCAACTAATCCACAATTTGCGCCCACAGCATGTGGTATTTGTGCATGGATCTCCCACCTACCTCAGCGATTTAGCCAGCCTAGAAGAACTGCAAAATCGCTATCATTTGCACACGCCAGCGGTAGGTGTGCGCGTAGAATTGCCGATCGGCGAAACCTTTCTGCAACCGGCCGCCCCTGAAACAAAATATGAGGGAGAACTTACCGAAGAGGGTCTGTCGGTGGGGATTACACTGCCGGGGGTGATTGTCAGCGATCCACGGTGGCAAAGCTTCGCTGATACAGGACTAGTGGAAGCCCGGTGGCAAGGCGAAGAATTGGTGTTGCGTGGCTTGACTCAACGAGAATTACTAAACCAGAGTGGAGAATCGCCGTCGCCCGTAGCGGTGGAAGCTTGCGAAACCTGCTTGCACTACCGGGGACAACGCTGCTGGAATCAAGCCTCGCCGTTATTTGGCTTCAAAGTTACCCCCGAAGGCTATTGTCCGGTATTTGAACCAGCCTCACTACGGCAAAACCCACGTGCGGACGAGTAG